gccgtccagaccgcaaaccgcaaagcggatacaatgtctaaaaGAAAGcttttgatcacttacaagtcaagttcaaagacaattggcgtgggaataaacagttctagagcacctagaaataaaattatttttgcccctagttcctaggcttccccccactcgaccacaaccgggtccccgaatcctggacccccgataagggtcgaaccagatagagtgggtcgcgccataggctttgccggcgacggcagaaacggctcagaaaaatgactaagtggaaaaagctgaaatttgttactccatatctccggttccggagggcccagcggatcaaggtttggggcatctgtagtcactgctccggcatcactgcagaactatccttgaccctcctggaacaacccgacggagtatagacccccttgaaagttagagacttttcccatagacttcaatggcggaaaaaccccattgacttcaatggcggcgatttaccattgaaagtctatggcggagctgcccgttgttttcaatggggatttagtgaaaagctgagatttcttttttagcggagatttttgtattaaagtgaaaaatgatttaaagtgcatttgtgtatctccggttccgaaggtcgtagcaagtcgttttttggaccatatggtgtcccagttccggcaatgagaactgggaagtttggacctgctagacccaacggaaccagatattttaatacgtttatgttttatgtttaatactgtgtcccaaggtatggacaagacccagaggaaattcctttgcataccagggtagcagatggccctagaggcgacccaaagtctaggacttaagtattgttcaaagggttttgtcaccctcactgtttacctgagggcggagaaagCTCAgaccagagcagtttttaagtgtcccatttaacaccttccaacaaaggttttcctgccagaaatccaaatgggtagactggctggcattccatttgcatatgtggggctacagaaatgagaccccagagttctactgcgcctgtgccagctagcaggggggcatgtgttaaaatgtgttcccacgttaaagagtggctggaggtaattgcaaaccaatcacaggtacttagtgTTAAGGATAGGGgaacaaaaggtttataaactgctgtccaccctatatcctttgtcttcgttttcTGATATGTCTTCCTGATACCATCTGAATGATTACCtaattgctgagagaaatgctacatcatacttctcatctacccaacccctaagtaagtgtactccttgtctgttactgtattattttgtgtgttcacctatccaaaggaataaaatcactttattatatcttaagcctcgttcagttcaaacccagttatttttgtgtaatattaatatacCTGTGTCGGCTACCGTCACAGGCACTTCTTAACAAAACCCCCAAAATTGCCACCTTTTATTCCCTTCCCAAAATTCATAAGGGCCTTGAAACTCCCCCTGGATGCCCCATTGTCTCAGGTATCTCCAATCTGACTGAGCAGTGCAGCGTATATGTGGATCAGGTCCTTCGTCCCTTTGTAACCTCTTTGCCCTCATACTTGAGGGATACAAAGGATGCCTTGAATAAGCTCAATGATGTGTTGATTGAGGATGATACATTACTCATCAGCCTAGACGTGGAATCTTTATATACATCTATAATACACGATAATGGCATCAGGGCAGTTGAGTATTATCTTCAGACACGAAGTTGTGATTTTAGCAACCACAACATTTTAGTTGTGGATTTGTTACGGTTCATCCTTACTCATAACTTCTTCATTTTTGATGAGAAATTGTATCATCAGTTCCGAGACactgccatggggaccacctgcgcccccacctATGCGAATCTCTATCTtggctggtgggaggcggaggAGGTCTTCCAGGAGCGATATCATCTGTATACCTCACACATTACATTGTGGAtgaggtatatagatgatatcttcgTCCTGTGGAAGGGCTCTCGTTTACTCTTTGATGAGTTCATTGAACAGCTTAACACGAATGCCCTTAATCTCAGACTAACATCTGAGATCAGTCCAATGTGCATTACGTTTCTTGATCTCACCATTTCGAGATCCCCTCAGGGTACCCTTGAAACATCTCTCCATCACAAAGCGACTGACACTAACAGCCTCCTCAGAGCTGAGTCACCATACTGGACACCAAATTACAGGCATTCCAGTTGGTCAATTTTTACGCCTGAGGAACTGTTCATCCTttgagaactttgaaaaaaaatctTCAATTATTAAGCTTAGGTTCAAGGCAAGGGGATACAGCAATAGATCTGTTAAAAGGGCCTACCAAAGAGCCAGGTCTACAGACCGGAATGCTCTTCTGGCTGACAAAGTTACTCCCACGAATGACAAACAAATCATTCGCTTCGTCGGCACGTTCAACAACCAATGGGCAGAGATAACAAATATCCTGAATAAATATTGGTATGTTCTTCGTGACGATGAAGACTTAAAAGAGGTATTGAATGAAAGAGTCACTTTGGTCAGCAGAAGAGCTACCAGCATCCGAGATCTTGTGGTCCACAGCCACTACCAACGACAGGCATGTGGTTGGCCAACAGATCTATCGGCTTCTTCAAATGTCATAACTGCAGGGCCTGTTCATCATGCACATCAACCAAGAAATTCAATAACTGGGATGACACACACAGTTTTGTAATAAAGCAATTTATTAACTGCAGGACAGTGGGGGTCATATCAGATTGTATGTACCTGTAATGAAAAGTACATAGGAAAGACTAAGAGACAACTTCGACATACAGTAGAGTGTTGGAACATCTGGGCGACATTCGCAATCACCGTGACACACCCATAGCCAACCATGTACATAATCACCATCAGGGCATAGCCACCGTCCTACATTTTATAGGTATTGAAGCTGTGTCTAGTCACtgtagagggggagattgggaCAACGAGATCCTCAAACGAGAGTCTCGTTGGATTTACAATTTAGGAACACTCAGCCCTCAGGGTCTCAATGAGGAGTTCATTTTCTCCCCCTTCATTTAATACCACTATGTGTACCTTAGGCCGTGCCACACTTATCCCCTCTACCCGAGCCGTTAGGCTCTGTTCTATAACATGCATAGTCTCAGGGCCTCTTTTTACCACACTTTAATTTTAGGTCTAAATATATTTAGATGGTTACACTCATAATCCTGTTTTGTTATTCAAACTCAATATGCACAGTTTTATGTCTATTGTGATTTTCCTAGACCCCCAAAGGGGCTCCAATGTCCATATATACTTACCCTCTATAAGAACTACTATAATGTCTTGATATGTATCAAATCTCCTTGCAAACGTTTCAGTTAGCCTCTTTATTTCTCTGAGGATTTCTGTATAGGCATTGCCCTTCAGTCTGTCTTTATCCTTATTATCTGCCAAACTCTAGGCAGAAATACATTGCAGTGACTATTTATCACGCTGCCTTTCTGCTACTTTTCAAACACTTTAAATACCTACTGTCAGCATTTGGTTGTGTGACAGGATAACCAGCGGCAACACAGGGGTTAATTTACCTTTTAGCTGCCATGACAACCACTAGCTCATGGACATTTGCTTCTCATACATTTGTAAGTGTTCTCGATATCTCAGGTTcaagaggctataacttgatacggtctttgaaccgtgcctcagggcgttatATATGCATACTTTATGCTCGCCCTAGTTAGGGTACTGTATATGTCTTTACTACAGTGTCCTCATTTATGGATTTTGATAATAATATGTTAGTAGGTTAATATTATACACCATAGTGCGCTTGAGCTGTGACCACTCGCCGCTACTCATGTTATATGACACTATTTTCTGTATTTACTATTGGCCATTTTTTGGTTACTACTTTTGTGCTATTTGATTATATTCCTATAGATTTAGTACTGGCAgatattattttattatgctgCAAGTTTTTTAGTTAATAGCGCCACTCCACTGCAGGAGGGTACTTCTTTCTATTGGAATTAATATTGTAGCATATATACCAACTGGCCACTTGTAGTGTTACTTTAGGTCTCCTCTCCTATTTACTTTAAGTGGAAAGTTTTTGGTCTGTCATTAGGGAGTGGTCCTGGACCTTCTTACCGCACCCCTCTATACAAATTTAGTTTTATTGTGTAtctattattaaatgtattttaattatatttcacTTACCTCACTATATCCATCTGAGTGCATTCCTCAGGGAACCTTTCTGTTTGTTTCTGTTTATGACTCTTTATCCCTTTTTGCACCAGATGAGATTTCAGACTACACCAATTACTATTAATCTGGGCTCAGCCTAACTTCCTTTTTCAAGTAatgccttatggtgagttatgtcctgcactaagcagagagcactgaccacaatgtcgtacttgcaaagtctcggccacactctcaaatattatgatattatgaagagtattgtgagattattataaagaatggtcactcagagtttgtataagaaaaggtttatcatttattgtatcacaacaatattcagaaatatcagaaatatcacaacaagcttcttataagctgaaggctagcagttacagtatgttaccaatccgttcctaactatgcagagattatagctatatatgcattgtcaatactcacaaaccaaaagatattacgataggtcagccagtcccagctcaagtctcatctgtgtgacttcacacctaagttcggttctggTTTTAACATGGAGTCTCGCAAACCTATTATAGTGTTtcattgtttgctgcgtacgtgtgacacgtgtcatgtgtccatgctctgtggtttgtgacgtatgttGTTTACCATCAGGAtttacagttagtgacgtatgatatTTCATAATTTACCGTTAGACCACGGCCTGTTTACGTGAGTTAGTTCCCCCtttatgtctatgtaacctgtcccaatatcctgccacttctcagcaaaacaagctattatttctaagacaagaaaagccaggattttaacagtatactctaagctatactaggccttataatgatactatgtatatatgtacctgtgacctgtattcattatgcgttatatgccagaaaatacctgtaatccataacaccctctcctacacataattatcatatttttgcaaatgcagaaaaactatcaaagcagaaaatattcattatgtgtacttttggaagacagtgtcaccgctctctgatgttgatgagcttgaactcacaggagtatgtgactgatcgccaaaacacccacaactgcgcatatgtgcacaagttattccacgatgggaaggtatcaatttgtaaaaatcacccaattgtaaagcgggttgatgttgacGTTCATACATACTCAAGAGCGTAGTATTCCAACGGGcaccaaaacaatgttgatgtttattacctgaacatgcaaacaaagtggtacaattatatgacccgtggctaacaatgctgatatgaccttcttcaactgtataaaaagacatttgaaatatttgacggtgaatgtctctacacttgaagatgggttgatcaccaagagatagcaaagatttcacttgccaaaaattacataacattagcaagctacgcggtagcaatgtcccattaggtgttaaaactgaaaacggtcctgaggaagcaagaaagttctgatacataaagtctctcatcgtgttgtgaactgcatgcactttgcgtggtttccgatgtggcaaaaccagttcatctaagtacatcctcatggaagtttgataggaccgtggtagacgcaagatttgtgaagtatctttcttttcgtctgtgtccttgcaacaaagcatactgcagcaggttagatttgacctgtgtgcttaaaacagtatattaatatctaggtaaaaatataagaatatatgctagaaagcaaaatgtgattaagctgatcgcctcttcatcttcggaagaaaagagaaaatacgaagcaaaataacaagtattattatccctaaaataaaaaacaatagtggtttcaaataacctaggattccaaacgcatttcctagtccactaaaaatacttttaccagtagtttgtaggctagtgcctatttttgtcaaaaaattacctgtcattggccaaaaagttttcaatgattcacctagtgtagttaaccactggggaaaatcacccaggtgtaaatcaacacgtagtaattcactgtgaactctctgtaaaagggtatgtactatatcatgtgtgaaccctatagtaaccttcattttctttaaatgtgccaaataggctgtcatgtgaggaaggatcagtgtgatagctggtacctggaaatgtacggcagatgtgagtgtctgatgtaacagaggtggaataagtgtagtaccataacactgtatactctcattaaccgtgacaagtgatgcctgaaaaggaggaatatcgcaatcctcttctgtagataatactatgtaactcccattatctaagctgtgaattaatgtaaaaggagtttgaatgggtgttgcagttatcgggcagttgctaccttgcatttgatcattgcaaggcatgtgctgtataatgtcatcacaaattaaataacctctatcaacacatcgtatagtgctgatgaaaaattcacgatcacatttcacagacatgtattgaaatggttgagcaacctgcacccttgcgaaataagaacctgtgtgtgttaagtgtccaaaattaagcagttcccaatttgttgtataaacatctcctggaataaataattcatagtatAAAAAAACTTCCCATAAagagtcatcagggttatgaaccagtctgtggtttctttctcgtatgtcataaactgtgGTTTGTGAAACATATGCCAGGATTTCAGATTCTTTCGGACTTAAATTGAGAGTCTGTGTGATCAAAGTGAGATTCAAAAGTGATATGTCAACCTTTTTACTTTGCAATGTTAACCTGATAGAAGTAATGTGATTAAGAATAAccaaagctttaatttcttcagataacactgttatatctgaaattgtgtaggaagcaaattttatcatgtgatctacaccaaaatacctctccttaattcttcatcatttgagtcagagatttgacttataacagaaacagaatcactCAGCAGGTGTCCTGTGGTTATAAGAACATCATCGTTAGTAAGCAATTGTCTTGTAGATGTTTTACTTGAAACTTTACATTCATTCATGAACTCTGTGTCATTTTCATAATACACTATGGCATTAATTGTTGCATTCGTACCCCACATTGCCTCTGAGTAgggcatgttaacaatattatgtgtggtgcacgtgtcataatcacagggtttatcatttggagctatttgaacattcatcaaatcgctcatcgccctgattaccgtgtcaacattcatatgcaaactatcattgagacatttctggaacagggagtagactttgtaattaggtttcataatcactattcgctccacacaccaaaaacctcgtaacccagaaaaatgtaaaaatccttgatcaatcattttCGGTTGCCAGTTAAAATAGCCTTGCGTGAGATTGTAATAAAAAGAACATGGTTTACAACCGTATTTGAATACTGTAGTGTCCTTATCACAGATTCCTTCATTAATCAATTTCTCCAATGTGATACCACACGCATTCTTGAaacctttacatgaatggctgtagTATGTAGTATTGGTAAATGTAGCAAAGCGTGGTTGAGTGCAAGTGTCCCATGCTGTAGGTTCACGAAACAACATACCATCACCTTTTGTATTCCATTCTTTCGGAAGTGCTGCTGTCTTTAGCTGTCCAGTTTTAGCATCTTCCATCACATCTTGAAGTTTGTGTAACAGGTCCTCAGCGGTTATTGATGAGTTCCACCATCCTGAGTAAATACTGTCAGTGCAAAAAACAGCAGAAGTATAAGGTCTTACCCCTCCAGGTATTCTGTACTCTTCTTCTTCAGCACCTTCCCAGAATGCCACTCTTGGATCAGTCTGTCCGTTGGGAACGAATCCGTTCTGAGTGATTTGACCTGTATTCAGATAGAAAATAGGGTATTGCTTATACCTTATATTGTCCATGGTCACACCAGGCCGAGGGCAATGATCAGCTTTCAGCTCCTTCGTTGGCCATTTACGTGttccttgaaagtcaatgaaatagcaatgttcaaattcagcatgacaacgttgttcacggtagcttcgctgcttccaatggtcatgaaggggtaaatCATATTTCAGGCTTGTAGATTGCAGCTGTTGCATCTGTGCATTCAGATGTTGTGTCACCAGCTTCCTTCCTTCTGGCGTAGTTATACCAGCTTCTTTAGCTAGCCCAGTAGAATCAAACAGCACAACCTGTGAAATGCCCAAAGTCTTTCGTTTCTGGATGATAGGTTTAGGAAACGGCTTCCAATACACACCTTGAGGTATACCCACCGACTGTATCTCCACCGGTTTCAAATCGTAATGTAGTCCTCGTTTCACGATGCCGGAGTCTGGTGTGGTAATACAGTGTGCAGCTGTACGTTTCCAGTTGATGATCTCTCCTTCTTGCTGAGTCACAAAATGCCattgtaacctgaaaataacgctggccgatattgctagaaaagcaaaacagattgagagacacaaaatagtctttaacagtcttttctttgtgaTTACCTTAGCCATTGTTTGATAGGCCTTCCGGTAAATATTGCGTTGATCCGGTATGGCAggtaacacatatatatgtctttggtcactgtcAGGGAAGTCATCTTCAGCTTGTAGGACCTCACCTGCGTGATTAGTTTCCACATCCTGTTGTCTTGCAATCTGTGCTTCGAGAGGCTGCAGCTCCATCGAAGTCTGTCGCAGATACGGTGTCTCCTCCATCTTGAACAGTGTCGTTACTGCAATGAGCTGTAGGTTTAAGATTATCGATACTCACTTTTCTTTCTCTGCCTTTAGTATCTTGGATAACAAAGGTTCTTTCATTTATCTTTTTCAGTATCGTGGTAGGTATCTTCGACTTAGGCCGCAACGGCTTTACCTTAGCAACCCTCTCCTGGACCGATTGTCCAATCTGCGGCGTCCAAGCTGCAGGATtacgtggtgtgtgggctgtatgggaaaaagaatccctcaattcctgtaaaattaatatttgttcaagtctccctgggacagaaatagaatcattagtaaactgtgtattcataggagtaccatataacagttcatgtggtgttttaccagttattgtgttaggaatattatttaggcCAATTTGAACTGT
This window of the Ascaphus truei isolate aAscTru1 chromosome 2 unlocalized genomic scaffold, aAscTru1.hap1 SUPER_2_unloc_6, whole genome shotgun sequence genome carries:
- the LOC142473293 gene encoding uncharacterized protein LOC142473293, coding for MEETPYLRQTSMELQPLEAQIARQQDVETNHAGEVLQAEDDFPDSDQRHIYVLPAIPDQRNIYRKAYQTMAKVITKKRLLKTILCLSICFAFLAISASVIFRLQWHFVTQQEGEIINWKRTAAHCITTPDSGIVKRGLHYDLKPVEIQSVGIPQGVYWKPFPKPIIQKRKTLGISQVVLFDSTGLAKEAGITTPEGRKLVTQHLNAQMQQLQSTSLKYDLPLHDHWKQRSYREQRCHAEFEHCYFIDFQGTRKWPTKELKADHCPRPGVTMDNISIYSGWWNSSITAEDLLHKLQDVMEDAKTGQLKTAALPKEWNTKGDGMLFREPTAWDTCTQPRFATFTNTTYYSHSCKGFKNACGITLEKLINEGICDKDTTVFKYGCKPCSFYYNLTQGYFNWQPKMIDQGFLHFSGLRGFWCVERIVIMKPNYKVYSLFQKCLNDSLHMNVDTVIRAMSDLMNVQIAPNDKPCDYDTCTTHNIVNMPYSEAMWGTNATINAIVYYENDTEFMNECKVSSKTSTRQLLTNDDVLITTGHLLSDSVSVISQISDSNDEELRRGILV